One region of Nitrospinaceae bacterium genomic DNA includes:
- a CDS encoding adenylate/guanylate cyclase domain-containing protein, producing the protein MKKAIPWIIGLAVTSILCLGYWLNPSSMHRMELLFQNAHFQWRGPLQPGPEVVIAAIDEKSIDEFGRWPWSRKTIAQLVDKLVESQAKVIGFDMVFSSPDDSSGKNSLHRIKEKLKEEIKDGPLVEGLMHPIMQEADNDAILASALKKSKRAILGFFFHFHAEEVRHLTAAERHDHFQTIKRAQFGGFTKPKHDFDLSLVDFRSGYAVESNIPMLSESARSQGYISFDIEPDGSMRRLPIIVKYLDKASNREYFFPPMSVRVLERYLKGALLFRVGEFGAEKVLFNGTESIEVPINEKGEMLVNFLGARGTFPHISIVDILRDGDNRVSGESLKGKIVLIGTTATAMGDNKVTPFDPAYPGVEIHATIIDNILRKNFLYQPGWIFQADLVYLLASGFFLTWMYLRIKPVRGALVCGLVAGAQFLLTQWVFVNHGFWITAVFPFLENILIFGSLTIHWYLTEKKQKHFIHDVFGKYLSPKVVDRLIEDPGQLQLGGEEKELTALFTDLAEFTTLSEKLSAQELVNLLNDYFTEMTEILLKHEGTLDKYDGDAIKAFFGAPYYFEDHAKRACWVAIEMQERLKALREQWKKEGRPELEMRIGLNTGMMVVGNLGSKNRMNYGMNGDSVNLAARLEGANKEYGTFTLISESTYEQAKDCIEVRELDSIRVVGRTTPVRIFELLGKKGSLDETTREILGWYQKGLGFYREGDWEEAITQFKNVLEKRPQDGPSFTLLNRCQLLGKSFPQKKWDGIYSMPAK; encoded by the coding sequence ATGAAAAAAGCGATTCCCTGGATCATCGGCTTAGCAGTCACAAGCATCCTTTGCCTTGGTTATTGGCTGAATCCCTCCTCGATGCACCGAATGGAGCTTCTCTTTCAAAACGCTCATTTTCAGTGGCGGGGGCCTTTGCAACCGGGGCCCGAAGTGGTTATCGCCGCAATCGATGAAAAAAGTATCGATGAATTTGGGCGTTGGCCCTGGTCCAGAAAAACGATTGCGCAGCTGGTCGATAAGCTGGTTGAGAGCCAGGCGAAGGTGATCGGGTTTGACATGGTGTTCTCGTCGCCCGATGACAGCTCCGGGAAGAACAGCCTCCATCGAATAAAAGAAAAATTAAAAGAAGAGATCAAAGACGGCCCCCTGGTCGAGGGGCTGATGCATCCCATAATGCAAGAGGCAGATAACGATGCCATCCTCGCCTCGGCTCTCAAAAAATCAAAACGAGCCATTTTAGGTTTTTTTTTCCATTTCCATGCTGAAGAGGTGCGGCACCTCACAGCAGCGGAAAGGCACGATCATTTTCAAACTATCAAGCGTGCTCAATTTGGTGGGTTCACAAAGCCCAAACACGACTTTGATTTGTCGCTGGTGGATTTCAGGTCAGGCTATGCGGTGGAGTCGAACATTCCCATGCTATCCGAAAGCGCCAGAAGTCAGGGCTACATCTCGTTTGATATCGAGCCGGATGGTTCCATGCGCAGGCTCCCCATCATCGTCAAGTACCTCGATAAAGCTTCCAACCGCGAGTATTTTTTCCCCCCCATGAGCGTCAGGGTTCTTGAAAGGTATTTAAAGGGAGCGCTTTTGTTCCGTGTGGGGGAGTTTGGGGCGGAAAAAGTACTTTTTAATGGAACGGAATCCATAGAAGTGCCCATCAATGAAAAAGGCGAAATGCTGGTAAATTTTCTCGGAGCCAGGGGAACGTTCCCACATATTTCCATTGTCGACATTCTGCGTGACGGTGACAACCGGGTTTCTGGCGAGAGTTTGAAGGGTAAAATCGTCTTGATCGGAACCACTGCAACGGCCATGGGGGACAATAAAGTCACGCCGTTTGACCCGGCCTATCCGGGCGTCGAGATCCACGCGACCATCATCGACAACATCTTAAGGAAAAATTTCCTTTATCAACCGGGGTGGATTTTTCAGGCCGATTTGGTTTATCTGTTGGCCTCAGGGTTTTTCTTGACCTGGATGTATTTGCGTATCAAGCCGGTTAGGGGCGCATTGGTTTGTGGTCTGGTAGCCGGTGCCCAGTTTTTATTGACTCAATGGGTCTTTGTGAACCATGGATTTTGGATCACCGCGGTATTCCCGTTTCTTGAAAATATTCTTATTTTCGGATCGTTGACGATTCATTGGTATTTGACGGAGAAAAAACAAAAGCACTTCATTCACGATGTCTTTGGCAAGTACCTCTCTCCCAAAGTGGTCGACAGACTCATCGAAGACCCCGGTCAGTTGCAATTGGGCGGCGAGGAAAAAGAACTCACCGCGTTGTTCACCGATTTGGCGGAGTTCACGACCTTATCCGAAAAGCTGTCCGCGCAGGAACTGGTCAATCTTCTAAACGACTATTTCACGGAGATGACAGAAATTCTTTTGAAGCATGAAGGGACTTTGGATAAATACGATGGTGACGCAATCAAGGCGTTTTTTGGTGCGCCCTATTATTTTGAAGACCACGCGAAGCGGGCCTGTTGGGTGGCGATTGAAATGCAGGAACGGCTGAAGGCCCTGCGTGAGCAGTGGAAAAAGGAGGGAAGACCAGAACTGGAAATGCGCATTGGGTTGAACACCGGAATGATGGTGGTGGGAAATTTAGGGTCGAAAAATAGAATGAATTATGGCATGAACGGCGACTCCGTCAACCTTGCCGCCCGGCTGGAAGGCGCGAATAAGGAATATGGAACATTTACTTTGATCAGCGAATCAACTTATGAACAAGCAAAAGATTGCATCGAAGTTCGGGAGCTGGATTCTATCCGGGTGGTCGGGCGCACCACACCGGTCCGGATTTTTGAACTTCTGGGTAAAAAGGGTTCACTGGATGAAACCACCCGTGAAATATTGGGTTGGTATCAGAAGGGACTCGGGTTTTATAGAGAAGGGGACTGGGAGGAAGCAATAACCCAGTTTAAAAATGTTCTTGAAAAACGTCCCCAGGACGGTCCCTCTTTTACCCTGTTGAACCGGTGTCAATTATTAGGGAAAAGTTTCCCGCAGAAAAAATGGGACGGAATTTATTCCATGCCCGCCAAGTAA